A stretch of DNA from Thalassospiraceae bacterium LMO-SO8:
TCCGAGGCCGTAAAGAAGCCAGATGCCGCCGACCAGTGCGAACGGCAGAGTGGCCATCAGCAGCAAGGCCTCGCCGAAGCTCTTGAAGGTCAGGTACAGCAGCACGAGGATGATCAGGAGCGTAAAGGGTACGACAACCTTGAGTTTGGCGCTCGCGCGCTCGAGAAACTCGAACTGTCCGGACCACGTAACCGAATACCCCGGCGGCAGATCGACCTGTTCGCTCACCCTTTGTTGCATTTCGCGAACTGCTGAACCGAGATCCCGCCCACGCAGGTCCACGTATACGAACCCGGCCAACCTAGCATTTTCGCTGCGAAGCATCGGGGGGCCATCGTTAATCCGGATGTCGGCGACGTCACCCAACACCAGTTGCTGGCCACGTGGCGTGACGATGGGCAGGGCACGAAGCCTGTCGAGAGAGTCGCGCGTCTCACGGGGATAACGCAGATTGATGGGATAGCGCTGTAACCCTTCGACCGTCTCACCAATATTCTTTCCCCCGATGGCGGAACTGACGACGGACTGAACGTCGGCGATATTCAACCCGTAGCGGGCGGAAAGCTCCCGCTTGATGTCCACATCGACGTACCGGCCACCTGTCATACGTTCGGCGAAGGCGCTGGTCACACCGGGCAGGTTCTTGACTGCCCGTTCAATTTCGCCGGTGAGCCTGTCTATGACCTTCAAATCGCTCCCGAGAACCTTGACACCAACCGGGCTCTTGATCCCGGTCGCCAGCATATCGATGCGGTTGCGGATGGGCGGTATCCAAATGTTCGTCAGTCCCGGCACACGCACGGTTCTGTCGAGCTCCTCGACGATTTTTTCGGACGTCATGCCGGCGCGCCATTCATCGCGGGGCTTGAATTGGATCGTCGTCTCGAACATCACCAGGGGGGCCGGGTCAGTGGCGGTGACCGCCCTGCCAGCTTTTCCGTATACGGTCGCGACTTCGGGGACAGTCTTTATCAGGCGGTCCGTCTGTTGCAGCAATTCGGCGGCCTTTCCCGCAGACAGGCCTGGAAGCGCCGTCGGCATGTAGAGCAGGTCACCTTCGTCGAGCGGCGGCATGAATTCGCTTCCGATGTGCTGCAAAGGCCATAGGCTGGCCGCAAAAAACAGAGCGGCTACAACGATGGTCGACTTGGGAAAGCGCAACACGATTTCAAGCATCGGCCGATAAACCGCGATCAGTCCGCGATTGATGGGGTTTTTGTGCTCATCGGGGATGCGACCGCGAATCAGATACCCCATCAGCACCGGGATCAACGTGACAGCCAAACCGGCGGCTGCAGCCATTGCATAGGTCTTGGTGAAGGCCAGGGGGGAAAATAGCCGACCCTCCTGCGCTTCGAGCGCGAAAACCGGTACGAACGACAGCGTGATGATCAGAAGCGAAAAGAACAAAGCCGGGCCAACCTCAGCCGCAGCATCTCCGATGACCCGCCACCTTGCTTCCCCTATCAAGGGTTTATCCGGATTTGCGTGACGCCAGTGTTCCAGGTGCTTATGGGCATTTTCGATCATCACCACAGCGGCATCGACCATTGCCCCGATGGCGATGGCGATCCCGCCCAGGGACATGATATTGGCGTTCACTCCTTGCCAGTTCATGACCATGAAGGCCGCAAGAATGCCGATCGGCAACGAGACGATCGCAACCAACGCTGACCGAAGATGAAACAGGAAAATCACGCAAACCGCCGCGACGACCAGAAACTCCTCAAATAGCTTGAAGCTCAAATTCTCGATGGCGCGTTCGATCAGGCCCGAGCGGTCATAGGTCGGAACGATCTCAACGCCGTCCGGAAGGCTCGATTTCAAGGCTTCCAGCCTGTCCTTGACGGCCTGGATGGTGGAAAGGGCGTTCTCGCCGGATCGCATTACGATCACGCCACCCACCGCTTCGCCCTCGCCGTCCAACTCGCCGATCCCGCGCCGCATTTCCGGGCCGATCTGGATATGCGCGACATCGTCCAAGACTACCGAGACACCGGCATCTGTCGTCATCAGCGGTATAGTCCGAAAATCATCCAGGGATTGAAGGTAGCCGGAAGTCCGCACCATGTACTCGGCCTCTCCCATCTCGAGAACCGAGCCCCCGGACTCTTGATTGGCCCGGCGAATGGCGTTCACGACACTTTCGTGTGGGATTCGATAGGCGGCCAGCTTGTCGGGATCCAGGACCACCTGATACTGGCGCACCATACCGCCGATCGTCGCCACTTCGGCCACGCCGGGGACCGTCTTGAGCTCGAATTTCAGGAACCAGTCCTGAAGGCTTCTGAGCTGCGCAAGATCGTGCCGCCCGGATTTATCGATCAAGGCATATTGATAAATCCAACCGACACCCGTGGCATCCGGCCCTAAAGCTGAATTGGCGCCGGGCGGCAGACGTGATTGAGCCTGGTTGAGGTATTCAAGAACCCGAGACCGTGCCCAATAAAGGTCGGTTCCATCTTTGAACAACACATACACATAACTGTCACCGAAGAAGGAGTAGCCGCGCACAACTGCGGCGCCAGGCACCGAGAGCATCGTGGTGGTGAGAGGATAGGTAACCTGGTTCTCCACGAGCTGTGGTGCTTGACCAGGCCACGTCGTCCGGATGATCACCTGGGTGTCGGACAGGTCCGGAAGCGCATCCAGAGGCGTGCGGGTCAATGAAATGATCCCCCAGGCGGTAAGCAGCAAAGTCGCAAGCAAAACCAAAAAGCGATTGGCGATCGACCAGTAAATCAGACGCGCGATCATTTCGACTCTCCCGTTGAGGTTCCATTCCGGGGCATCAGGGAAACGATCATTGGCGCATCTCCCTCTTGCAACTGGAACCTGATCTCAACCTCGTCGCCTCTCCGCACGTCCGACATCATGATTTGAGGGTTCAACTTGAAATCCATGGTCATCGCCGGCCATTGCAGGGCTTTGATCTCGGGATGCACCAAGGTCAGGGCATCCGCCGAAACGGCCTCGACACGTGCGGTCGTTTCATAGGTTTGGGTCGCATCGGATTCAGGCGTATCAAGTGGCGATGCGGACATGCGCGCTTCGACCCCTTTCAGACTGGCTTCTGAATCGATAAGAAACTGGCCGGATAAGACAACTTTCTGACCTTTTGACAGGCCCCGCAAAATCTCACTCCGGCCATTCTGCTCCCTGCCGACCTCAACTTCGGTAGGGCGGAATCTATTGTTGTCTTCGACCGCCATAACCAAGGTTCGCCGCCCTGTTCTGATCAGCGCTTCGGAAGGCACCAGCAAAACCTTTCTGCTTTGCTCATCCAGGAGACGCATCCGCACAAACATTCCTGGGACTAGAAGTTCCTCGGGGTTTGCCAATTCCAAACGCGCCTTACGTGTTCGGGTCGTGGGGTTCACCTCGGGCAGAAGAGCCTGCACCATTCCTTCGAATATCTTCCCAGGTAGCGCGGGAGTCTGCGCAGAGACAGGATTTCCCACGCGCAATTTTGCCACCTGGCTTTCCGGAACTTCAGCATGCGCCCACACCGTCGAAAGGTCGTTTATCCGGGCCAGCAACATTCCCGAATTGACCGTGCTTCCCTCTCGCGCCGCCAACTCGATGACGACGCCGTCATGCGGCGCGACGATGGTGGTACGCGCCTGTACCTTCCCCGTGCGCTCGACATTAGCGATCTGTCGGTCGTCCATGCCGGCTTGCCGCATACGTTGCAGGGAGGCCTCGATAAGAGGTTGAAGATCGCGTCCCCGCATGCGGCGGAGGCTCAGGTAGTCTTCCTGCACGGCAACCCAGTCGGGAACATAAAGTTCGAACAACGGCTGGCCCTTGGTGACGCGGTCTAGCGTCGCACGGACATGCAGTTTTTCGACAAACCCGGTCGCGCGGGCTTGGATGGCGGACTGACCGCGTTCGTTCCAGGCGATGGCGCCCACCGCCGAAACTTCCTGCGACAGGACGCCGTCAACGACCTCGCCAACGCGGAGGCCGAGATTTTGTTGGATACGCGGGCTCACGGTCACCGTTCCCGGATCGGAACCCTCGCCTCCGAAATACGCGGGGACGAGCATCATATCCATAAACGGCGACTTGGCCGGGGACTCGAACTTTTTCCCCGGCACCATAGGGTCGTGATAATAGAGAATCCGACGATCTGTCAGGGGGTCCATATCACCGGCCTTGAGGCCGCTTTCCATATGGCGGCGAGTCGCCTTCTCACCTTCGGGAATTCCCCAACTGGAAGGATCTTCCGGCGCCGAGACGGTCATCGCCTGTGCCGCTATCAGCCCGGTCGAGGGAGATTCGGACGTCGCGTGCGACATGCCGAGACGATAAAGCCCAAAGCCGCTCGCGGAGACCACGCTGATCGCGAGGAGGCTCATCGATATCTTTTTGCGGTTCATTGCCCCGGTTCCTTGTCGGATTTCGAATTGGTTGCATCGGCTGACAGATCGGGTTCAGGCATGAGAAACTCCAGCTGCGCCCATGTGGTCGCGGCTTGTTTCTCAATCCGGAGCCGCTCTAACTGGGTGTCGGTCTGCATGCGTCGAGCATCCAACACGGTCGCCAGAGCCCCTTTGCCGCCTCGGTATGCAGCAAGAGTTGCTTTGGATCTCTCGGCCGCCAGAGGAACTAACGACTGGTCGTAGCCCTGCAGTCTCTGCAGGTCGGCGCGCCAGGTCGCCAACATGCGCTCTACTTCAGAATGATGCTCACGGCGCATCTCCGCCCGTTTGGCCCGTATCTCGGCGACCTCATGTAGGCGAGCAGTGAGTTCCCGATCCTGGTGATTTTTTTGATTCCATTGTAGGGGTACTGAGGCACCGATTGAGACCATATCGCTGAAATTATCGCCTCTCTTGCTGAACATCAGCGACAGGCTCCAGTCGGCATCCTTTTCTTCCCTCGCTACCTTAACCGCAGCCAGCGCCACCCGTTCCTGTGCGCTTAAGATCTGAATGTCGGGATGAAAATCAATCTGATGCGCCATGTCATCCGTATTCAAACGGGTGCTGTTCACCGCCGGCATGGCTCCCAGCGGAAAATTCGCCGCATCTCCAACCCATCGTGCCAAGAGAGTAACGGCATTGCGGAGATCTGCCCGTGCTTCGTGAAGGCGATCCTCGATACGGACGATTTCTTCCCGGGCCGAGAAGACGTCCGTTTGGTCTCCCCGGGCGCTTCGATAGGCGGTTTCCACCGCTTCGGCCGTGAGCACGGCTTCATCACGTTGGCGTTCAATCAGTTCCAATATTTGCTGTTGATATAAGCGGCCGAACCAGGCGCGTGCGGTTTCCGAGCGGAGCCGCGCCAGTTCCACGGATCGCATTACCGACGCTAATTCGGCCTCGCGCTCAAATCGCTCGCGTCGGGCATCCCTTTTGTCGCTTCCGGTGAATGTCTGCGTAACGCCGACCGACCGCATTGTCATAAAGTCGTCGGTCAGGGTATAGCGCTTCGAACCGGTGACAGGCAGATTGTCAACCGAGAACCGGAGAACCGGGTCGGGCAGACTGCCCGCCGACACTGCCCGTTCCTGGGATGACCGGCCCTTGGCATCTTGAGCCTGCAAATTGAATGAACGTTCTTCCGCCAACCGAAGGGCGTGATCAAAGGTCAATTCCGCTGCAAGTTCAGGCGCCTGTGCGAACGGCTCCTCGGGAAAACTGATCGTTAACGCGGCGACGGCAACAAGAAGACTTGAAAAGCCGCGGAAGGATTGAGCGAGAAAAGTGGGGGGGGCTTTGGCTTTCCGTGGGGGCTCTTCACCCTTCGACATTGGGACAGCGGCCAGGAGTTCGTGATTTTCCGCGACGCCATGAGATGGTGGCACAAGTGTGACTAGGGTAAGCTCGGGCATCCCCGGAGCCAACCTCTTGATGGTGGACATATTGTTTGACCCTTCTTGGCGGACGGCTATCGAATGCCGCCGGAAACGGTGCACGCATACGCGAGGCTAACGACCAGGCTCAGGCCCGGTCCAAGGCACGCGCAGAGATCATCGAAGGATCAGGTTCGTGGGGGAGGGAATAAAAGACCGATTGCCCACGAGCGCAGGTATTCGGCTTTAACGATTCGAAGCGCGATGGTCTCCTGATCTGGAAATTCGTGCGTTGATGCACCAATGATCAAGGGAACAAGACAGGTTGAAACGCAAAACTCAGGCGGGCAAGATTGTTCCGGCGCGCAACAAGAACCTTCCGCTTCTCCGTTTCGGGCCGCATCGTTCTGACAGCTGATGACGTCCACTTGGCCAACGCTGGCGCCGCCTGATGTCGATAATCTATCCGAGTCCGCCCACGCAGCGACCACAGGTGGAAGCAACAAGGCAGATACCAGTATAATCGCTGAGATCAGTCGAGGGAAAAGTCGCATCAGGTTTACAGAGCCAACAATCTGAAGCAGGGGAGGCAGTAGGCACGATATCAAATTTTTTTCGCAGCGCACCATCTTTGTTTTCGCAGAGCATCATATTTTTGTGACCGGACGACAACGTCATCGCATCGGACTGGAAAACGGACCAATCCATGGGGTCGAGCAAGAAGTAGACCCATTATTACGATATTCAAGGTGCCGAAGATCAAATGCCAGAGGCCAATGACATATTCGCCCATGCGGGGCTATGGTTGCCCTATTCCTGCGATTCGAAGGGCGTCTTCGGTCACGCCTCGCCCGGCACAACATGAGGCCAGAACGCCATTCACCGCCACGGCGGGAAGCGAGCGCACGCCAAGCTCCTTGGCCCTGGCCGCCACGTTTGTGTCTTTCATGTCGAGGATAGATACCTCGCAATTCGAACAGGCCATCTGATGGACTATTTCAATGGTTTCTTCGCACAGGCCGCAACCCGCGCTGAAGACTTCAATCTTGCGTTTGTCTGACATCGTTTTATCTCCTTTGTTGATTCTCGAAATGACCAATTCAGCCGAGAGTGCCCACACAAGCGGGACACTCGGCCTCTTGGCCGGGTTGATGATTCCGTCGCATCGGCCAGGTGTTCCACAAGGATGCTGCGACAAGCACGCCAAGGCCGGCCCACATGGCCAGATCGCTGTCGAAGCCGAACTTGCCGATCATTACGATCCCTGCGCCGATAACACCCAAGCCAAACGGGCCGTAGCCGCGTCGGGTTCGCGCGCGGTAGGCCAATGCAACAACGGCAATGGCGAGGAACGTGCCGGTCAGCGGCAACAGGTACGGCGTATAGTCGATGAACCCGATACCAAGGCTGCTGAGCAAACCGGCATATGCAGGCCAACACGCGGGGCAGGCGAGTTTCGGGAGTAAGGCGGCGCCGATGGATGGCACCATGGCCGCATTTAAGCGAAAGGCCCCGGGGGACTTGTCGGATGCAAAATTTGGTGTCAGTGCCGCCACAATCTGATCGAGCGGCGGCACGCCACGCGCATCACCTTCCAACGTATAGATCCGGCAACATGAACTCGCTTCTTCAAGGGAAAGGCCTGATACATCCTCACCATCGACCAAGATCGTCGGCGAGCCATAGAAACGGACATGATCCGGCGCACCAGAGTCACTGACCTCCCATTCCGACCAAACGGGGGCCACGCCGGCAGCGCCAAACGCCGCGATCAACTGTTTGCGGGCGGCCGCGATATTCGGACATGACTTTTCATAGACAAATTCAACGGCCGGCATTTAAAGGCTCTTTCCTGGCTTCCAGGGCATCAAGGATCGGACATTCGCTCACCGGCCCTGTGCTGGGGCATGCATGCGTCCATATCCTGAGGATATCCCGCATCCTCGACAGGACATCGATCTTGTCCTCGATCTCGCTGAGTTTCCCCAGCGCTCGGTCGCGAACATCACTGCATGACGCGCCGGGGTCTGCCTTGAGAGAGAGAAGGTCTCCGATGTCCCGCAAGGTGAACCCGACATCCTGAGCGCGCTTGATAAACCGGATATGCCGAACGACGTCCGGCGCATATTTCCGATAGCCATTCGCATCCCGGTCAGGCGTTTTAATCAATCCCTGCTGTTCATAGTAACGCAGCGTTTCAACGCTTACGCCGCCTTGCCTGGCGACATCTCCGATGTTCAGCATTTCGGTGTCTCCATCGATTCCGGACACGATAACCCCTGTAGTATACTTCAGGGTCAAGGCCGAATTTTGCCTTGATCCGGCCATGATTGATGGCAACACTCTCCAACCATGAGACGTCTGTTACGATCCCGCCTTCTAGTTTTTACCCTGCTGCTCGCGGTGGGCGTGGGATCCGTCGTCTCCGTGGTTCAGGCAGGGCAAATGCGTGTCGATATGGCCACGGCGGGGGATACCCAAGGGGCCAGCGGCGACAACTGCACTGCCTGCGGTACCGGTGATGACAGCACAAAGATGTCGATGGATTGTGCATCGGCCTGTCATCTGTCCGCTGTCGATATGGTCGATGCTCTCGCAGCCGTTGGCATGATCGATGACCGGACGTATCACCTAGACCGTAGGCAATTCGCTCGGTCTTCTGGGCCACTTCTCGACCCGTCTCCCCCTAAATCCATTCTCGGTTAGAGCGCTGCTGGCGGAAGCTTCCGCTTTTGCTGGACATCGCTCCTAGGTCCGCCTCCTCGGTCCGAGGTAGGTGGCATTACGTCGGAACAGGCCTATCCGCCTGTCCACGCCCATACCCGAGAATGGAAATCATTCAATGCAAAACATGTTTATCGACGGCCTGTCGCGCCGTTCCTTCCTTGCCGCCGCCGGTGCCGCGGCAGGCATGGCCGCCGTACCCGCCTGGGCTGTGTCTTCGCCCCCCGGTCGTCAATTCGATCTGACCGCGTCCCCCGGCGATACCCACTTAATTGACAGTGACGGGGCCAAAACCAAGGTCTGGTCTTACAACGGCCGCGTGCCTGGCCCGGAAATCCGGGTACGCCAAGGCGAACGCCTGCGTGTAGCCGTGCGCAACGACCTGACCGAAGAGACGACGGTCCATTGGCATGGGCTGCGCGTGCCCAACGCCATGGACGGCGTGCCGCACCTGACGCAGAAGCCCATCGCACCCGGCGAAACCTTCGTCTACGAGTTCGATGCACCCGACGCTGGAACCTATTGGTACCACCCCCACCAACGCAGTTTTGAGCAGGTCGGGCGGGGACTTTACGGCCCTTTGATCATCGAAGAGCCGAACCCGCCCCAAGTCGACCGCGATGTGACTTGGGTGCTCGATGACTGGCGATTGTTGAAAGATGCGCAGATCAGCGAGGATTTCGGCAACCGCCACGACATGAGCCACGCCGGGCGTATCGGTAACACTGTTACCGTCAATGGCCGGATCACGGACGTGTTCGAAGCCCGCGCTGGCGAACGCATTCGCCTGCGCCTGATCAATGCCGCCAACGCCCGTATCTTCGGCCTGGAATTCGAAGGCCATGCCCCCTGGGTCATCGCCTATGACGGCCAGCCGGTGGATCCGCATCAGGTGGCGGGGCGGCTGGACATCGGGCCGGCCATGCGGATCGATTTGATTCTCGACCTGACCGGAAATCCGGGTGATGCCTTCGCCGTCAGGGACACCTTCTATCAGCGCTTACAGTACCGATTGCTGGATGTCGTCTACGGTCCCAAGCGGCTGCGGGAAAAGCCGATGCGTGAGGTTGCGATACTGCCTGCAAACACCCTTCCGGAACCTGACCTGGCTTCTGCCGAGCGCCATCAAATTGCGTTCGGCGGCGGCATGATGGGTGGCATGTCCATGGCTAAGATGGGCGGGCGTGAGGTCGGCATGATGGAGATGATGCGGAACGGCAAGGCCTGGACAGTCAATGGCATTGCCGCAACGGGTCACATCATGGATCCCATTCTGACGCTTGCGCGGAACCGTTCCTATATCCTGGCTCTGGACAACCAAACGGCCTGGCACCATCCCATCCATCTGCATGGACATTCGTTTCGCGTGATCAGCCGAAACGGTCAGCCGACCCGCCACAAGGAGTGGCAAGACACTGTTCTGATGGCGCCGCGCGAACAGGTCGAGATCGCCTTCGTCGCCGACAATCCCGGCGGCTGGATGTTCCATTGCCACATCTTGGAACATCAGGCCGGCGGCATGATGGGCGTCATTCAGGTGGCCTGAGCCAATTCCCTACGTAATCGAGATGCCGGAGATTGGTTTGGCGTCCCTCCCACCAAAATTCTGGAAAGTGACAGAATCATGTTTACACGAATCCCCTTTCTCGGCGCCGCCTTGGCAGCCTTTATCGCCGTATCCGTTCCCGTACCTTCGCAGGCAGCTGAACGACCGGATGCAACCCTCATCAAGAACCCGCAGTGCGGCTGCTGCGAAAGCTACGCAGATTACCTACGCCAGAACGGCTTCAAGGTGACGGTAAAGGCATCCCACGACCTTACCTTGATGAAGCGTGAGATGGGTGTGCCCGATGACTTCTCGGGCTGTCACACCATGGCACTCGACAAATACGTGGTCGAAGGCCACGTCCCTGTTTCCGCCATCGACAAGCTGCTGGCCGAACGCCCGGACATTAAGGGAATTTCTCTTCCGGGCATGCCGCAGGGATCGCCTGGGATGTCAGGTGCCAAATCCGCGCCCTTTACCGTCTATCAGTTCGGTCAAGGGCCGGTAAAAATCTTCGCGGTCGAATGATGGAAGATTTGAAACCGAAGGCTTTAGTGCTGGTTGCGGCGGCCGTCGGGGTGATCTCCCCGACGGTTGCCGCGCAGACTTCCGAGAGCGGAAATTTTGCCCAGGGTCGCGCGCTCTACCAAACTCATTGCGCCAGTTGTCATGGCAAAAATTTGGAAGGGCAGGCCGATTGGCAGATCCGCCTGCCGAATGGCCGTCTGCCGGCTCCGCCGCATGACCGGACGGGTCATACCTGGCACCACCCGGATGAACACCTCTTTCGAATAACCAAGTTCGGAATCGTCCCACCGTTGGCGCCGGAGGGATACGAAAGCGACATGCCGGCGTTCGGCGATGTCCTTTCGGACGATGAGATTTGGTCCGCACTCAATTTCATCAAAAGTACCTGGCCGGACCGTTTTCAGCGCCGGCAACAGGACGTCACCAGGAGGGCGAAAAAGCAATGAACAATATGATGGGAACCGATTGTCCCATGGGTTGGGGCATGATCCTGGCGGGCGGACTGGCCGCCGGACTTGCATTGCTGATCGCGGTTGCGTTGATCAAGTATCTATTCACCCGTGGCGGGGAAAACCGCCATGAATGAGCTGTCTCTTGAGACCGAACAACGGCGCCGACCAGTACTCTTATTCTGGGGCCCGGTTGTCGTGTTCACGGGCCTGGCCGTGGCGTTGGGTTGGGGATTGACGCGCGATCCGAAAGTGCTGCCCTCGGCCTTGATCGACAAGCCGGTGCCTGAGTTCAATCTGCCGCCGGTCAAAGGCCGAACCTTTGGGTTAGCCTCGGTGGATCTGGTTGGCGAGGTGTCGATCGTCAACGTGTTCGCGTCCTGGTGCCTGCCGTGTAAGGCAGAGCATCCGGTCTGGATGGGGCTCCAGGCCCGGAACGGCGTGCCCATCCACGGGCTAAATTACAAAGACACGCCCGAGGACGCCTCGGCTTGGCTCAACCGGCTTGGCGATCCATACAAACGGACGGGTGCCGATCTGGACGGCCGTGTCGCCATCGACTGGGGCGTCTACGGCGTGCCTGAAACGTTTATTGTCTCCGCCGACGGGCGTATCGCCTACAAACACGTGGGAGCCGTAACAAAGGACATCGTGTACGGCAGGCTTATGCCCATCGTTGATCGCCTGCGGCGAGAAATCAAAGGAGCAAAGCCATGACCGGCATGACGCGACGCCGGGCCATGACGCTGATGGCGGCGGCATCCTTGGTGATGCCGGCTGCCGTCGCAAGTGCTGCGGGAACGGTGAAGGCCTTTAGCCTGAACGATGCACCACTACCAATGCCGGAGGTCACATTCGTGTACGAAGACGGCCGGCCCGGGGCTCTCGCGGACTTCCGGGGGAAACATGTACTGCTGAATGTCTGGGCGACGTGGTGTCCACCCTGCCGTGAGGAGATGCCGACGCTTGACCGCCTGCAGGGCCTTCTGGGCGGTGATGACTTTCATGTCTTGCCGCTTTCGATCGACCGGGCCGGGGTAAAGGTCGTGCAGGATTTCTATGCCAAGACTGGCATCGAGAACCTGAAAATCTACGTGGATCAGAATGCACAGGTCATGCGTGCCCTGAAGTTGGGCGGTTTGCCGACAACCTTTCTAGTCAGCCCAAGCGGGCAGCAACTGGGTCGATTGGTCGGCCCCGCGG
This window harbors:
- a CDS encoding TolC family protein, producing MSTIKRLAPGMPELTLVTLVPPSHGVAENHELLAAVPMSKGEEPPRKAKAPPTFLAQSFRGFSSLLVAVAALTISFPEEPFAQAPELAAELTFDHALRLAEERSFNLQAQDAKGRSSQERAVSAGSLPDPVLRFSVDNLPVTGSKRYTLTDDFMTMRSVGVTQTFTGSDKRDARRERFEREAELASVMRSVELARLRSETARAWFGRLYQQQILELIERQRDEAVLTAEAVETAYRSARGDQTDVFSAREEIVRIEDRLHEARADLRNAVTLLARWVGDAANFPLGAMPAVNSTRLNTDDMAHQIDFHPDIQILSAQERVALAAVKVAREEKDADWSLSLMFSKRGDNFSDMVSIGASVPLQWNQKNHQDRELTARLHEVAEIRAKRAEMRREHHSEVERMLATWRADLQRLQGYDQSLVPLAAERSKATLAAYRGGKGALATVLDARRMQTDTQLERLRIEKQAATTWAQLEFLMPEPDLSADATNSKSDKEPGQ
- a CDS encoding DUF411 domain-containing protein, with protein sequence MFTRIPFLGAALAAFIAVSVPVPSQAAERPDATLIKNPQCGCCESYADYLRQNGFKVTVKASHDLTLMKREMGVPDDFSGCHTMALDKYVVEGHVPVSAIDKLLAERPDIKGISLPGMPQGSPGMSGAKSAPFTVYQFGQGPVKIFAVE
- a CDS encoding multicopper oxidase family protein, whose protein sequence is MFIDGLSRRSFLAAAGAAAGMAAVPAWAVSSPPGRQFDLTASPGDTHLIDSDGAKTKVWSYNGRVPGPEIRVRQGERLRVAVRNDLTEETTVHWHGLRVPNAMDGVPHLTQKPIAPGETFVYEFDAPDAGTYWYHPHQRSFEQVGRGLYGPLIIEEPNPPQVDRDVTWVLDDWRLLKDAQISEDFGNRHDMSHAGRIGNTVTVNGRITDVFEARAGERIRLRLINAANARIFGLEFEGHAPWVIAYDGQPVDPHQVAGRLDIGPAMRIDLILDLTGNPGDAFAVRDTFYQRLQYRLLDVVYGPKRLREKPMREVAILPANTLPEPDLASAERHQIAFGGGMMGGMSMAKMGGREVGMMEMMRNGKAWTVNGIAATGHIMDPILTLARNRSYILALDNQTAWHHPIHLHGHSFRVISRNGQPTRHKEWQDTVLMAPREQVEIAFVADNPGGWMFHCHILEHQAGGMMGVIQVA
- a CDS encoding thioredoxin family protein encodes the protein MSDKRKIEVFSAGCGLCEETIEIVHQMACSNCEVSILDMKDTNVAARAKELGVRSLPAVAVNGVLASCCAGRGVTEDALRIAGIGQP
- a CDS encoding efflux RND transporter permease subunit encodes the protein MIARLIYWSIANRFLVLLATLLLTAWGIISLTRTPLDALPDLSDTQVIIRTTWPGQAPQLVENQVTYPLTTTMLSVPGAAVVRGYSFFGDSYVYVLFKDGTDLYWARSRVLEYLNQAQSRLPPGANSALGPDATGVGWIYQYALIDKSGRHDLAQLRSLQDWFLKFELKTVPGVAEVATIGGMVRQYQVVLDPDKLAAYRIPHESVVNAIRRANQESGGSVLEMGEAEYMVRTSGYLQSLDDFRTIPLMTTDAGVSVVLDDVAHIQIGPEMRRGIGELDGEGEAVGGVIVMRSGENALSTIQAVKDRLEALKSSLPDGVEIVPTYDRSGLIERAIENLSFKLFEEFLVVAAVCVIFLFHLRSALVAIVSLPIGILAAFMVMNWQGVNANIMSLGGIAIAIGAMVDAAVVMIENAHKHLEHWRHANPDKPLIGEARWRVIGDAAAEVGPALFFSLLIITLSFVPVFALEAQEGRLFSPLAFTKTYAMAAAAGLAVTLIPVLMGYLIRGRIPDEHKNPINRGLIAVYRPMLEIVLRFPKSTIVVAALFFAASLWPLQHIGSEFMPPLDEGDLLYMPTALPGLSAGKAAELLQQTDRLIKTVPEVATVYGKAGRAVTATDPAPLVMFETTIQFKPRDEWRAGMTSEKIVEELDRTVRVPGLTNIWIPPIRNRIDMLATGIKSPVGVKVLGSDLKVIDRLTGEIERAVKNLPGVTSAFAERMTGGRYVDVDIKRELSARYGLNIADVQSVVSSAIGGKNIGETVEGLQRYPINLRYPRETRDSLDRLRALPIVTPRGQQLVLGDVADIRINDGPPMLRSENARLAGFVYVDLRGRDLGSAVREMQQRVSEQVDLPPGYSVTWSGQFEFLERASAKLKVVVPFTLLIILVLLYLTFKSFGEALLLMATLPFALVGGIWLLYGLGYNLSVAGVVGFIALAGVAAEFGVIMLLYLKQAWSSRIEQGLTSEDDLLDAIREGAVLRVRPKAMTVAVILAGLLPIMWGVGTGSEVMQRIAAPMVGGMITAPLLSMFVIPAAYYLMRRRRKGWRVADQRAPSRADAA
- a CDS encoding efflux RND transporter periplasmic adaptor subunit, with protein sequence MNRKKISMSLLAISVVSASGFGLYRLGMSHATSESPSTGLIAAQAMTVSAPEDPSSWGIPEGEKATRRHMESGLKAGDMDPLTDRRILYYHDPMVPGKKFESPAKSPFMDMMLVPAYFGGEGSDPGTVTVSPRIQQNLGLRVGEVVDGVLSQEVSAVGAIAWNERGQSAIQARATGFVEKLHVRATLDRVTKGQPLFELYVPDWVAVQEDYLSLRRMRGRDLQPLIEASLQRMRQAGMDDRQIANVERTGKVQARTTIVAPHDGVVIELAAREGSTVNSGMLLARINDLSTVWAHAEVPESQVAKLRVGNPVSAQTPALPGKIFEGMVQALLPEVNPTTRTRKARLELANPEELLVPGMFVRMRLLDEQSRKVLLVPSEALIRTGRRTLVMAVEDNNRFRPTEVEVGREQNGRSEILRGLSKGQKVVLSGQFLIDSEASLKGVEARMSASPLDTPESDATQTYETTARVEAVSADALTLVHPEIKALQWPAMTMDFKLNPQIMMSDVRRGDEVEIRFQLQEGDAPMIVSLMPRNGTSTGESK
- a CDS encoding heavy metal-responsive transcriptional regulator, whose product is MLNIGDVARQGGVSVETLRYYEQQGLIKTPDRDANGYRKYAPDVVRHIRFIKRAQDVGFTLRDIGDLLSLKADPGASCSDVRDRALGKLSEIEDKIDVLSRMRDILRIWTHACPSTGPVSECPILDALEARKEPLNAGR
- a CDS encoding MerC family mercury resistance protein, with product MPAVEFVYEKSCPNIAAARKQLIAAFGAAGVAPVWSEWEVSDSGAPDHVRFYGSPTILVDGEDVSGLSLEEASSCCRIYTLEGDARGVPPLDQIVAALTPNFASDKSPGAFRLNAAMVPSIGAALLPKLACPACWPAYAGLLSSLGIGFIDYTPYLLPLTGTFLAIAVVALAYRARTRRGYGPFGLGVIGAGIVMIGKFGFDSDLAMWAGLGVLVAASLWNTWPMRRNHQPGQEAECPACVGTLG